One genomic region from Anabaena sp. PCC 7108 encodes:
- a CDS encoding iron ABC transporter permease, which translates to MLTAKSQLSNSLLHQKPATRIKALVFSILLISLVLAFLLDLALGAVEIPINQVITILLGQEAEKITWTNIIFKFRLPKALTATLAGAALGVSGLQMQTLFKNPLAGPFVLGISSGASLGVALVLLTASVTAPTLLTNLGIIGDFSLVIAASFGAASVLGLMLVVSRRVQDTMTLLILGLLFGYATSAMVSILLQFSSKERIQSYIMWTFGSFTGVTWQQLAILTPVICLGLLIAVLQSKSLNALLLGESYARSLGLTVQKTRFSVISSASILAGAITAFCGPIAFLGVAIPHLCRSLFNTSDHRILIPSVIIMGAILALFADLVSQILINQMVLPLNAITALIGTPVVTWVILRRNSKKAF; encoded by the coding sequence ATGTTAACCGCAAAGTCTCAACTTTCAAATTCTTTATTACACCAAAAACCTGCAACTCGAATCAAGGCTCTAGTTTTTTCAATTTTACTAATAAGTTTAGTTTTGGCATTTTTACTAGATTTAGCTTTAGGTGCAGTTGAGATTCCTATTAATCAGGTAATTACAATTTTACTCGGACAAGAAGCAGAAAAAATAACATGGACAAATATTATCTTCAAGTTTCGTTTACCTAAAGCCTTAACTGCAACTTTAGCTGGTGCAGCTTTAGGTGTGAGTGGTTTACAAATGCAAACTCTATTTAAAAATCCTTTAGCTGGTCCTTTTGTCTTAGGAATTAGTTCGGGTGCAAGTTTAGGAGTTGCGTTAGTTCTACTAACAGCAAGTGTGACTGCACCAACATTATTAACTAATTTGGGAATCATTGGTGATTTTAGTTTAGTTATAGCGGCAAGTTTTGGTGCAGCATCAGTTTTAGGGTTGATGTTAGTTGTTTCTCGTCGTGTGCAAGATACAATGACATTGTTAATTTTAGGTTTATTATTTGGATATGCGACAAGTGCAATGGTAAGTATTTTGTTGCAATTTAGTTCAAAAGAACGGATTCAAAGTTATATAATGTGGACTTTTGGCAGTTTCACTGGGGTAACTTGGCAACAATTAGCTATTTTAACTCCAGTTATCTGTTTAGGTTTATTAATAGCGGTGCTGCAATCAAAATCTCTGAATGCACTTTTATTAGGTGAATCCTATGCACGCAGTTTAGGCTTGACAGTGCAGAAAACTAGATTTTCTGTGATTAGTAGTGCCTCTATATTAGCAGGAGCAATTACTGCTTTTTGTGGACCGATAGCATTTTTAGGTGTGGCGATTCCCCATCTTTGTCGGAGTCTTTTTAATACTTCAGATCATCGGATATTAATCCCTAGTGTCATAATTATGGGGGCAATTTTAGCTTTATTTGCTGATTTGGTTTCCCAAATTCTGATAAATCAAATGGTTTTACCTTTAAATGCTATTACGGCTTTAATTGGAACTCCTGTTGTTACGTGGGTAATTCTGCGGCGTAATTCTAAGAAAGCTTTTTAA
- a CDS encoding ABC transporter substrate-binding protein gives MIFGKYKVIIFLCQLFLVAVLVVSCQGSQNSLVVSSANNGCVQSYDPNVDYFPNKVKVTHAIGFAVEYYKNYKVVTIKNPWQDAKTGFKYVLVQCGTPTPAGFEKSQIFTTPVNSVISLSTTHLPHFSKLNVVDKLIGVSDIKQVTTPEFIDRIKAGKVVSVGNNSTVNVEKVLELNPELVTTFGTGNQQIDSFPKLLEAGLKVAINAEYMEDTPLGRSEWLKFTALFFNKEEESEKIFAEIAKKYEDIAAIAKAVKNRPTVFVGFNFKGTWYTPGGNSYVAKYLADAGANYLWSEDKSSGSLPVSFEAVFERAANADYWLNLRQSWKTFKDVIIEDNRYGDFKAFKKGNIYNNNARVNVNGGNDYWQSGISNPDVVLSDLIKIFHPDILESHQLFYYRKLSQ, from the coding sequence ATGATTTTTGGGAAGTATAAGGTTATTATCTTTTTATGTCAGTTGTTTTTAGTTGCTGTTTTGGTTGTTTCTTGTCAAGGTTCTCAGAATAGTCTGGTTGTTAGTTCTGCTAATAATGGTTGTGTTCAAAGTTATGATCCTAATGTTGATTATTTTCCCAACAAGGTGAAGGTTACTCATGCTATAGGTTTTGCAGTTGAATATTATAAAAACTACAAAGTCGTGACGATTAAAAATCCTTGGCAAGATGCTAAAACAGGTTTTAAATATGTTTTGGTTCAATGCGGTACACCGACACCAGCAGGGTTTGAGAAATCACAAATATTTACTACACCTGTAAATTCTGTGATTTCTCTTTCTACAACTCATTTACCACATTTTTCTAAGTTAAATGTTGTTGATAAGTTAATCGGTGTTAGTGATATTAAGCAGGTAACTACACCAGAATTTATTGACAGAATCAAGGCTGGTAAGGTGGTATCGGTGGGTAATAATTCTACTGTGAATGTGGAGAAAGTTTTAGAACTTAATCCTGAGTTAGTTACCACTTTTGGGACTGGAAATCAACAAATTGATAGTTTTCCTAAGTTGTTGGAAGCTGGTTTGAAAGTGGCGATAAATGCTGAATATATGGAAGATACACCATTGGGAAGAAGTGAATGGTTGAAGTTTACTGCTTTATTTTTTAACAAGGAGGAAGAGTCGGAAAAAATCTTTGCTGAAATTGCTAAAAAGTATGAAGATATTGCGGCTATTGCTAAAGCTGTTAAAAATCGTCCGACTGTGTTTGTTGGCTTCAATTTTAAGGGAACTTGGTATACACCAGGTGGTAATAGTTATGTAGCCAAATATCTCGCTGACGCAGGTGCAAATTATCTCTGGAGTGAGGATAAATCTTCTGGTAGTTTACCTGTATCTTTTGAAGCTGTTTTTGAGCGTGCTGCTAATGCTGATTATTGGTTGAATTTGAGACAGTCTTGGAAGACTTTCAAAGATGTCATTATCGAAGATAATCGCTATGGTGATTTTAAAGCTTTTAAAAAAGGAAATATTTATAATAATAATGCTCGCGTTAATGTTAATGGTGGTAATGATTACTGGCAAAGTGGTATTAGTAATCCAGATGTAGTTTTATCTGATTTAATAAAAATATTTCATCCAGACATTTTAGAAAGTCATCAATTATTTTATTATCGGAAACTTAGTCAATAA
- a CDS encoding YdcF family protein, translated as MKHKFTIDLSNLLRGRFRKFRSLLKYVAFTVCFILVIRFTSTTIALVSASSQRVDALFVLGGSIRREIYVAQLAKQYPQTPLLISHGSLNPCISLIFQREAADLQNTWLENCANSTFENFYYGVPILRRWGVRKVKLITSGTHVFRAKLMAQIILGAHGIWVDIDVVKEQGIPGNHESWLKTFLDVLRSLLWAILSQIIQPQCSQVTRLVDVDMQAWEKSGFQCEHQGGIIRRSEN; from the coding sequence ATGAAGCACAAATTTACCATTGATTTATCAAATTTATTGCGGGGTAGATTTAGAAAATTCAGGAGTTTGTTAAAATATGTTGCTTTTACTGTGTGTTTTATCCTGGTTATTCGGTTCACTTCCACCACTATAGCCTTAGTTTCTGCTTCCTCACAGCGGGTAGATGCCTTATTTGTGCTAGGAGGTAGCATTCGCAGGGAAATTTATGTAGCTCAATTAGCCAAACAATATCCACAAACCCCGCTTTTAATTTCTCATGGTTCCCTAAATCCATGTATTTCACTAATTTTTCAGCGAGAAGCAGCAGATTTACAAAATACATGGTTAGAGAATTGTGCTAATTCTACCTTTGAAAATTTTTATTATGGAGTACCAATTTTGCGGCGTTGGGGTGTACGTAAGGTAAAATTGATTACTTCTGGAACTCATGTATTCCGAGCCAAGTTGATGGCACAAATCATCTTAGGCGCTCATGGTATCTGGGTCGATATTGATGTTGTTAAGGAACAAGGTATTCCTGGTAATCATGAGTCTTGGCTCAAAACTTTCTTAGACGTTCTTCGCAGCTTATTATGGGCGATTCTAAGTCAAATTATTCAGCCTCAATGTTCACAGGTGACAAGACTGGTTGATGTGGATATGCAAGCTTGGGAAAAGAGCGGTTTTCAGTGTGAACATCAGGGGGGAATAATTCGCAGAAGTGAAAATTAA
- the ctpB gene encoding carboxyl-terminal processing protease CtpB — protein sequence MNQSAKRHSPLQVALIGGAIATTATLSVFGQAWTRSVHAALQDSPKALVDQVWQLVNREYVDGKFNQQDWQATRQSLLNKDYTSNEQAYVAIREALQKLGDPYTRFMDPKQFETLTSQTSGEVSGIGIRMEVNEKTNRLTVIEAIENSPALRAGIQAGDEILAVDGKSTLKMKVDDASNLIRGKAGSTVTLKLGRTGKNTFDLKLTRATIEVPTVRYTLKQEGGRRVGYIRLREFSAHAADQMRRAIRNLDNQKVDSYVLDLRGNPGGLLQASIEIARMWYDNGGIVKTVDRVGSSEETKANRTALTNRPLAVLVDGNSASASEILTGALKDNKRAVVIGGQTFGKALVQSVHQLADGSGLAVTIAHYYTPKGTDINHKGITPDIKLDLTAAQERQLASNPDLIGTQSDPQYARAIAVLANSKFAQPVTIPNSQPLSSRAEDLKF from the coding sequence ATGAACCAATCTGCGAAACGTCACTCACCGCTCCAAGTAGCCTTGATTGGTGGAGCGATCGCCACAACTGCTACTCTATCTGTATTTGGTCAAGCTTGGACTCGCTCCGTTCACGCTGCTCTACAAGATAGTCCCAAAGCGTTAGTTGACCAAGTATGGCAACTTGTGAATCGTGAATATGTTGATGGCAAATTTAATCAACAAGATTGGCAAGCAACTAGGCAAAGCCTGTTAAATAAAGACTATACTTCCAACGAACAGGCTTATGTAGCTATCCGCGAAGCCCTACAAAAATTGGGAGATCCATACACAAGGTTTATGGACCCCAAGCAGTTTGAAACTCTAACCAGTCAAACATCTGGGGAAGTTTCGGGAATTGGTATTCGCATGGAAGTAAACGAAAAAACCAACCGCTTAACTGTCATCGAAGCGATTGAAAATTCCCCGGCGCTCAGAGCAGGTATTCAAGCTGGGGATGAGATATTGGCAGTTGATGGTAAATCTACTCTCAAGATGAAAGTAGATGATGCTTCTAATCTTATTCGTGGTAAAGCAGGTAGCACTGTCACCTTGAAACTGGGAAGAACTGGGAAAAATACGTTTGATTTAAAACTGACAAGGGCAACAATTGAAGTCCCCACAGTCCGTTATACCCTCAAGCAAGAAGGTGGTCGTCGAGTTGGCTATATTCGCTTAAGAGAATTTAGCGCCCACGCCGCTGATCAAATGCGACGGGCTATTCGCAACTTGGACAATCAAAAAGTTGATTCCTATGTTTTAGATTTGCGAGGAAATCCCGGAGGTTTATTGCAAGCAAGCATAGAAATTGCGCGGATGTGGTATGACAATGGTGGAATTGTCAAGACCGTAGACCGTGTAGGTAGTAGTGAAGAAACAAAAGCTAATCGCACTGCCTTAACAAATCGTCCTTTAGCCGTTTTAGTCGATGGTAACTCCGCTAGTGCTAGTGAAATTTTAACTGGCGCACTCAAGGATAATAAACGCGCAGTAGTTATAGGTGGTCAAACTTTTGGTAAAGCCTTAGTGCAATCAGTTCATCAACTAGCTGATGGTTCTGGGTTAGCAGTCACTATTGCCCACTATTACACCCCTAAAGGCACAGATATCAACCATAAGGGAATTACCCCCGATATCAAACTAGATTTGACAGCAGCCCAAGAGCGTCAATTGGCTTCTAATCCAGATTTAATCGGCACTCAGAGTGATCCCCAATATGCCCGTGCTATTGCTGTTCTTGCTAATAGCAAATTTGCTCAACCTGTTACCATTCCTAACTCACAGCCCCTCAGCAGTCGTGCTGAAGACTTGAAATTTTAA
- a CDS encoding TonB-dependent receptor, which translates to MSTNLVAKLGIQIIASSVTLGMWCENCKVIGVEIPQDKGSAKDLQPVVEEISQNPPKATEEKEADIEINVIDTILNEPVFSPFRREGTVKDSTRPIYVITGEEMEAQGARTVREALKFLPGILGDGTVGTEVNALSGQFIRGSNTGQVLILLDGRPINNAGSGGFDLSEFTTNNIQRVEVLPGGGSTLYGSDAIGGVINIITRRPTEKITTEAKVNFGAYGLNQQSIQNSGKKGDISWVVGYNRTQAENNYPFSIPEANFSGTRKNNDALYNNFNLKLEADLGKRNTLSFSTLYLNKEQGTPGGVPIPFPVNGQGFFNSLTDKNRKYTDQVLTDLTWNSKLGGGDDSLLTARVYGDFLNTRFDPSGSSRFETNQSSYGIQTTHSWNFAKNQSLVYGFDYRTVNVRNTSFSYSTNIETLNYDNDINQGALFAKYEVALIPNLTVNLGLRQDFSSLINGSVTSPSVGTKFAVSDSTTLRANYIKNFRVPTIANLFNVNPSNIGNPELKPERGDSFDIGIDQKLGNIGLVRLTFFKNSVSDTIAFKRLTPPVNGNTGTWENIGLVETTGIEATLNLQLAKNIYTFVNYTANDPRILKSSNAAEIDKELRFAGADKLNLGVSYENPQGLYLGLLMNSLNGYPTNNTNTEFLSGYTTFDFKLRVPLNDKLVVTGSVENLFNQRYQLFPGFPDGGRGFQIGLSATF; encoded by the coding sequence ATGTCTACTAATTTAGTTGCGAAACTGGGAATTCAAATTATTGCGTCTAGTGTGACTTTGGGAATGTGGTGTGAGAATTGCAAAGTTATCGGAGTAGAAATTCCCCAAGACAAAGGTTCTGCAAAAGATTTACAACCAGTCGTAGAAGAAATATCTCAAAATCCACCAAAAGCTACAGAAGAAAAAGAAGCTGATATTGAAATAAATGTCATTGACACAATATTAAATGAACCTGTTTTTTCACCCTTTCGTCGGGAAGGAACAGTCAAAGATTCTACCCGACCAATTTATGTAATTACGGGTGAAGAAATGGAAGCACAAGGTGCGAGAACCGTCAGAGAAGCACTTAAATTTCTGCCTGGTATATTAGGTGATGGTACAGTAGGAACAGAAGTTAATGCTTTAAGTGGTCAATTTATTCGTGGTTCTAATACTGGTCAAGTATTAATATTACTTGATGGTAGACCAATTAATAATGCCGGTAGTGGTGGTTTTGATCTTTCCGAATTTACAACAAACAATATTCAAAGAGTTGAAGTATTACCAGGAGGAGGTTCAACTCTGTATGGTTCTGATGCAATTGGGGGAGTAATTAATATTATCACCCGTCGTCCTACAGAGAAAATTACCACAGAAGCAAAAGTAAATTTTGGTGCTTATGGACTCAATCAACAGAGTATTCAAAATAGCGGTAAAAAGGGTGATATTTCTTGGGTTGTAGGTTATAACCGTACCCAAGCTGAAAATAATTATCCTTTTTCTATTCCTGAAGCTAATTTTTCGGGAACTCGAAAAAATAATGATGCACTTTATAACAATTTTAATCTCAAATTAGAAGCAGATTTAGGAAAACGAAATACACTCAGTTTCTCGACTTTATACTTAAATAAAGAACAAGGAACACCAGGAGGAGTGCCAATTCCTTTTCCAGTCAATGGACAAGGTTTTTTTAATTCGCTTACCGATAAAAATCGCAAATACACAGATCAAGTTTTAACGGATTTAACCTGGAATTCAAAATTAGGAGGTGGAGATGATTCTTTATTAACAGCAAGAGTTTATGGTGATTTTTTGAACACTCGTTTTGATCCTAGTGGTTCAAGTCGCTTTGAAACTAACCAAAGTTCCTACGGAATTCAAACTACACATAGTTGGAATTTTGCTAAAAATCAAAGTTTAGTTTATGGCTTTGATTATCGCACTGTCAATGTTCGGAATACTTCTTTTAGCTATTCCACTAATATAGAAACATTGAACTATGACAATGATATTAATCAAGGAGCATTATTTGCCAAATATGAAGTAGCATTAATCCCTAATTTGACTGTTAATTTAGGTTTACGTCAAGATTTTAGCAGCTTGATAAATGGTTCTGTTACATCTCCATCTGTAGGAACAAAATTTGCTGTTTCCGACTCAACCACCTTAAGAGCAAATTACATCAAAAATTTCCGAGTTCCTACTATTGCTAACTTATTTAATGTCAATCCTAGCAATATTGGCAACCCAGAACTTAAACCAGAAAGAGGTGATAGTTTTGATATTGGCATTGACCAAAAACTTGGTAATATTGGTTTAGTAAGATTAACATTTTTCAAAAATAGCGTATCAGATACAATTGCCTTTAAAAGACTGACACCACCAGTAAATGGTAATACAGGAACTTGGGAAAATATCGGACTGGTGGAAACTACTGGAATTGAGGCGACTTTGAATTTGCAACTTGCCAAAAACATTTATACTTTTGTTAATTACACGGCAAATGATCCGCGTATTTTGAAAAGTTCTAATGCGGCAGAAATTGACAAAGAATTGCGCTTCGCTGGTGCAGATAAATTAAATTTGGGAGTTTCTTATGAAAATCCTCAAGGTTTGTATTTGGGTTTATTAATGAATTCCTTAAATGGATATCCTACTAATAATACAAATACAGAATTTTTATCTGGTTATACCACTTTTGATTTTAAACTGCGTGTACCTTTAAATGATAAACTGGTAGTTACAGGTAGTGTGGAAAATCTCTTTAATCAGCGTTATCAGTTGTTTCCTGGTTTTCCTGACGGAGGTAGAGGTTTTCAAATTGGTTTGAGTGCTACTTTTTAA
- the cydB gene encoding cytochrome d ubiquinol oxidase subunit II produces MEALLRFLPQVWFFILGLFLFLYVLLDGFDLGVGILSLTSSDEKRRSLLMTSLGNVWDANETWLVLMAGALFGAFPLAYGTILNALYLPLMVMVVGLILRAVAFEFREHSDNKSFWNFAFGIGSFIASLFQGFALGGVLAGIKVDTAGHFSGGMWDWLSWQSLLTALTLVQGYVLIGSTYLILKTEGTLQETHFRTAKLAAWTTFIGAIFITISTPIVYENARARLFHQPEVYIFALIPLLGVLLIWLLLQSLNNKQEVASFVYTALIFLLTFIGLGFIAFPYIIPPTITIYQAASSATSMVFMITFIGFLIPIMLFYNIYNYFVFRGKVVMSEEGE; encoded by the coding sequence ATGGAAGCTTTATTGCGCTTTTTACCACAAGTTTGGTTTTTTATTCTAGGGCTTTTCCTGTTCCTTTATGTGCTGTTAGATGGTTTTGATTTAGGCGTTGGTATTCTCTCTTTGACTTCTTCCGATGAAAAACGTCGTAGTTTATTAATGACCAGTTTAGGTAATGTTTGGGATGCTAATGAAACTTGGTTAGTTTTGATGGCAGGGGCTTTATTCGGAGCATTTCCTTTAGCCTATGGCACAATTCTCAATGCTCTTTACTTACCCCTAATGGTGATGGTTGTAGGGTTAATTTTGCGGGCTGTTGCTTTTGAATTTCGGGAACATTCTGATAATAAAAGTTTTTGGAATTTTGCCTTTGGAATTGGTAGTTTTATTGCTTCTTTATTTCAAGGATTTGCCTTAGGTGGTGTATTAGCAGGAATCAAAGTTGATACAGCCGGACATTTTAGTGGAGGAATGTGGGATTGGTTAAGTTGGCAATCATTATTAACAGCATTAACACTTGTACAAGGTTATGTGTTAATTGGTTCAACTTACCTGATTCTGAAAACAGAAGGTACATTACAGGAAACTCATTTTCGCACAGCAAAATTAGCAGCTTGGACAACTTTTATTGGTGCAATTTTCATTACCATTAGCACACCAATTGTCTATGAAAATGCTAGAGCTAGACTATTTCATCAACCAGAAGTCTATATCTTTGCTCTAATCCCTTTGTTGGGTGTACTATTAATTTGGTTGCTGCTGCAAAGCCTAAATAATAAGCAGGAAGTTGCCTCATTTGTTTACACAGCATTAATATTTCTGCTGACATTTATTGGTTTAGGATTTATTGCCTTTCCCTACATTATTCCCCCCACTATTACCATCTATCAAGCGGCATCTTCTGCCACTTCAATGGTGTTTATGATTACGTTCATTGGGTTTTTGATTCCGATTATGTTGTTTTACAATATCTACAATTACTTTGTTTTCCGAGGTAAAGTAGTCATGAGTGAAGAGGGAGAATAA
- a CDS encoding ABC transporter ATP-binding protein, whose amino-acid sequence MSNSILTTHNLTIGYKTSQKTIRNVAANISTSLQAGELVCLLGANGAGKSTLLRTLAGMQPPIAGEVKLLKDDIYKLPPQELAKRLSLVLTEKIDVGMLSAYALVTMGRYPYTDWWGRLSSEDEDIINWAIKSVGAVNLAQRNVCELSDGERQKIMIARALAQSPIVMLLDEPTAFLDLPRRVEIMQLLRQLVRDTNQAILLSTHDLDLALRLADKIWLLGNNGILHVGAPEDLILNGIFADTFRSEGVEFDMFSGEFHLHTPYKGEVNLRGEGVAAIWTIRALKRVGFVVIQGYQSTEITVEVISASEVVFWRVTNSQAVSTHHSLYELIKFLNFL is encoded by the coding sequence ATGAGTAACTCAATTCTGACAACTCACAATTTGACTATTGGTTATAAGACTTCCCAGAAAACTATTCGGAATGTTGCAGCGAATATTTCTACATCTTTGCAAGCGGGTGAGTTGGTTTGTCTACTAGGTGCTAATGGTGCTGGTAAGTCTACTTTATTAAGAACTCTGGCGGGAATGCAACCACCAATTGCCGGGGAAGTTAAGCTTTTAAAAGATGATATTTATAAGTTACCACCACAGGAGTTAGCAAAACGTTTAAGTTTGGTATTGACTGAAAAAATTGATGTGGGAATGTTATCAGCTTATGCTTTGGTAACTATGGGAAGATATCCTTATACTGACTGGTGGGGAAGGTTATCATCTGAAGATGAAGATATTATTAATTGGGCAATAAAATCTGTGGGGGCGGTAAATTTAGCCCAACGGAATGTTTGTGAATTAAGTGATGGTGAACGACAGAAAATTATGATTGCTCGTGCTTTAGCGCAGTCGCCTATTGTGATGTTATTGGATGAACCTACAGCTTTTTTAGATTTACCACGTCGGGTGGAAATTATGCAATTGTTGCGTCAGTTAGTGCGGGATACAAATCAAGCAATTCTGCTTTCTACCCATGATTTAGATTTAGCTTTGCGCCTTGCTGATAAAATTTGGCTGTTAGGAAATAATGGTATTCTCCACGTTGGCGCACCGGAAGATTTGATATTAAATGGTATATTTGCTGATACTTTCCGCAGTGAAGGTGTGGAATTTGATATGTTTTCTGGGGAATTTCATCTGCATACACCATATAAAGGGGAAGTTAATTTAAGAGGTGAAGGTGTTGCGGCTATTTGGACAATTCGGGCTTTAAAAAGAGTTGGATTTGTTGTTATACAAGGTTATCAGTCTACAGAAATTACGGTAGAAGTGATATCTGCGTCTGAAGTAGTTTTTTGGCGAGTCACAAATAGTCAGGCTGTGTCTACACATCATTCGTTGTATGAACTGATTAAATTTTTGAACTTTTTATAG
- a CDS encoding ferredoxin gives MADFNCWVTPVNEKTIEATGNDWQIEYEFFDCQADVLACLAYTLFQENWHQVGLGHLEQGSVLELEFHEAPKKCVLYDGYLTVITRDWHFHLCIEETLGGPNAETSIEVRQQRLISKGAFYRRINPEGEPRSWGIQFWNGAGEKAMTIFLPNPYVEDENLLPEGKGDFTKLAFYQELRDIYVLGKKPIPFTKNPLKCAYIAVCTSGRCYPSRKWQPTFEALKAAVEKAELDLEVRTSGCLQVCKLGPVVYHSTDRTWYSRVKPEVAERIVQEHLVAGNKVVEYIYP, from the coding sequence ATGGCTGATTTTAATTGTTGGGTAACACCAGTAAATGAAAAAACAATTGAAGCGACGGGGAATGATTGGCAAATTGAATATGAGTTTTTTGATTGTCAAGCTGATGTTCTAGCTTGTTTAGCTTATACTTTATTTCAAGAAAATTGGCATCAAGTTGGTTTGGGACATTTGGAACAAGGTAGTGTTTTAGAGTTGGAGTTTCACGAAGCACCTAAAAAATGTGTTCTCTATGATGGATATTTAACTGTTATTACTAGAGATTGGCATTTTCATTTATGTATTGAGGAAACTCTAGGTGGTCCCAATGCTGAAACTTCCATCGAAGTAAGACAGCAACGGTTGATTAGTAAGGGTGCATTTTATCGGCGAATAAATCCCGAAGGTGAACCGAGAAGTTGGGGTATTCAATTTTGGAATGGTGCTGGGGAAAAGGCTATGACGATATTTTTACCTAATCCCTATGTAGAAGATGAAAATTTGCTCCCTGAAGGAAAGGGAGATTTTACAAAGTTAGCTTTTTATCAGGAACTTAGAGATATTTATGTATTAGGTAAAAAGCCCATTCCTTTTACTAAAAATCCTCTCAAATGTGCCTATATTGCAGTTTGCACTTCTGGACGTTGTTATCCTTCCCGAAAATGGCAACCTACTTTTGAGGCTTTAAAAGCTGCTGTTGAAAAAGCGGAATTAGATTTGGAAGTGAGAACAAGTGGTTGTTTACAGGTTTGTAAGTTAGGGCCTGTTGTTTATCATTCTACTGATAGAACTTGGTACAGTCGTGTTAAGCCGGAAGTTGCAGAAAGAATTGTACAGGAACATTTGGTTGCGGGGAATAAGGTTGTTGAATATATATATCCTTAG
- a CDS encoding cytochrome ubiquinol oxidase subunit I, translated as MEILSNTVALSRLQFAFTAIFHMIWPVLTTGMSIYLIVVEGLWLKTKNPTYYHHARFWSKLYLLNFGIGVASGLPMGFQFGTNWAPLSEAVGDFLGSILGFEGSMAFMLEASFLGIMMFGWERVPPVIHYLATILVAFGANLSTFWILVANSWFQTPSGGEMLNGKFIVDDYFQAILNPFMVNSVLHMFLATLETSLFVIGGISAWYILNNRHSEFFSKSLKIVLAISIFVAPLQVYIGHASGDQVYHYQPTKLAAIESQWETVPAGESAKWNILAIPNRKAEKNDWEISVPNGLSYILELKPKLSQPVLGLKEWKPEDRPPMIPLIFYSFRIMAGIGFFLVGLMLWSILQWLRGKLSPNNLTQQKWLLRAWILSAPLGYIAIESGWIVRCVGRQPWTVYGQIRTTDAASHLPAGEVLFSLTVIALLYSVLFVSAMFFGSRIIRKGPDLTLPIPGGEIKTVIVTEPVSHIPDSRPLETPQ; from the coding sequence ATGGAAATTTTATCTAATACTGTAGCGTTATCACGGTTGCAATTTGCATTTACGGCGATTTTTCACATGATTTGGCCTGTGCTAACTACAGGTATGTCTATTTACTTAATTGTTGTGGAAGGACTATGGTTAAAAACCAAAAATCCTACCTATTATCATCATGCTCGTTTTTGGTCAAAACTGTATTTACTAAACTTTGGTATCGGAGTTGCATCAGGTTTACCAATGGGTTTTCAGTTTGGGACTAACTGGGCTCCATTATCAGAAGCCGTGGGAGATTTCCTAGGTAGTATTCTGGGATTTGAAGGCTCAATGGCATTTATGTTAGAGGCTTCTTTTCTAGGAATTATGATGTTTGGTTGGGAACGAGTACCTCCCGTAATTCACTACTTAGCAACTATTCTCGTAGCTTTTGGGGCGAATCTTTCCACATTTTGGATTTTGGTTGCTAATTCATGGTTTCAGACTCCTAGTGGTGGAGAAATGTTGAATGGTAAGTTTATTGTTGATGACTATTTCCAAGCAATTTTAAATCCCTTTATGGTAAATAGTGTTCTTCATATGTTCTTGGCAACTTTGGAGACTTCTTTATTTGTCATTGGTGGCATTAGTGCTTGGTATATTCTCAATAATCGCCATTCGGAGTTTTTTAGCAAATCCTTGAAAATAGTCTTAGCAATATCTATTTTTGTTGCTCCTTTACAAGTATACATTGGTCATGCTAGTGGTGATCAAGTTTATCACTATCAACCAACTAAGTTAGCCGCGATAGAATCCCAATGGGAAACAGTACCTGCTGGTGAATCTGCTAAGTGGAACATATTAGCAATTCCTAATAGAAAAGCAGAAAAAAATGATTGGGAAATTTCTGTTCCTAATGGTTTAAGTTACATTTTAGAACTCAAACCTAAACTTTCTCAACCTGTATTGGGACTCAAGGAATGGAAACCAGAAGACCGTCCACCAATGATTCCTTTGATTTTTTATTCCTTCCGAATCATGGCAGGAATCGGCTTTTTCTTAGTAGGATTAATGCTGTGGAGTATTCTGCAATGGCTCAGAGGTAAACTAAGCCCGAATAACTTAACTCAACAAAAATGGTTATTACGAGCTTGGATTTTATCCGCACCTTTAGGCTATATTGCTATTGAATCAGGCTGGATTGTGCGCTGTGTGGGACGACAACCTTGGACAGTATATGGACAAATTCGGACTACTGATGCAGCTTCTCATTTACCAGCAGGTGAAGTGTTATTTTCCCTAACAGTTATTGCCCTTCTTTATAGTGTTTTATTTGTCTCAGCCATGTTTTTTGGTAGCCGTATTATTCGTAAAGGACCAGATTTAACTTTACCAATACCTGGAGGTGAGATTAAAACAGTTATTGTCACTGAACCGGTGAGTCACATTCCCGATAGTCGTCCTCTAGAAACGCCACAATAG